The Microtus ochrogaster isolate Prairie Vole_2 chromosome 26, MicOch1.0, whole genome shotgun sequence genome includes a region encoding these proteins:
- the Tmem60 gene encoding transmembrane protein 60, whose product MRMSLAQRVLLTWLFTLLFLIMLVLKLDEKAPWNWFLIFIPVWIFDTILLVMLIVKMAGRCKSGFDPRHGSHNIKKKAWYLVAMLLKLAFCLALCARLEQFTTMNLSYVFIPLWALLAGALTELGYNVFFVRD is encoded by the coding sequence ATGAGAATGTCCTTGGCTCAGAGAGTACTCCTCACCTGGCTTTTCACGTTACTCTTCCTGATCATGTTGGTGTTAAAACTGGATGAGAAGGCCCCTTGGAACTGGTTCCTCATATTTATTCCAGTCTGGATATTTGACACTATCCTTCTCGTCATGCTGATCGTGAAAATGGCTGGACGGTGTAAGTCTGGCTTTGACCCCCGGCATGGGTCACACAATATcaaaaagaaagcctggtaccTCGTCGCCATGTTACTCAAGCTGGCCTTCTGCCTGGCACTCTGCGCGAGGCTGGAACAGTTCACTACCATGAACCTCTCCTATGTCTTCATCCCGCTGTGGGCCTTGCTGGCTGGCGCTCTGACAGAACTTGGATATAACGTCTTCTTTGTGAGAGACTGA